In a single window of the Luteibacter rhizovicinus DSM 16549 genome:
- the rplO gene encoding 50S ribosomal protein L15 codes for MRLNDLRPGKGARKSRTRVARGIGSGLGKTAGRGHKGQHARAGNTHRYGFEGGQMPLQRRLPKVGFRSLKKRDTEEVRLYQLAAIKADTIDLITLHAAGLVTSRAKKVKIVLKGEITRAIKLSGVLATAGAKAAIEAAGGSVE; via the coding sequence ATGCGTCTTAACGATCTACGTCCCGGCAAGGGCGCTCGCAAGTCCCGTACCCGCGTCGCTCGCGGTATCGGTTCCGGCCTCGGCAAGACCGCCGGCCGCGGCCATAAGGGTCAGCATGCCCGCGCCGGTAACACGCACCGTTACGGTTTCGAAGGCGGCCAGATGCCGCTGCAGCGTCGTCTCCCGAAGGTGGGCTTCCGCTCCCTGAAGAAGCGCGACACCGAAGAAGTGCGTCTGTACCAGCTGGCTGCCATCAAGGCCGACACGATCGATCTGATCACCCTCCACGCTGCCGGTCTCGTGACCAGCCGCGCGAAGAAGGTCAAGATCGTCCTGAAGGGTGAAATCACCCGCGCGATCAAGCTCTCGGGCGTGCTTGCGACGGCCGGCGCCAAGGCGGCTATCGAAGCCGCCGGCGGCAGCGTGGAGTAA
- the rpsD gene encoding 30S ribosomal protein S4 — MARYRGATCKLARREGADLGLKSPARALDSKCKLENKPGQHGANKRARLSDYAVQLREKQKVKRIYGVLERQFSNYYTKASTQKGNTGENLLRLLESRLDNVVFRMGFAVTRAQARQLVAHKSVTVNGKKVNVPSYHVRPGDEVSLTEKARGQLRVQEAATVFDTMDLRPSWVEVDSKKFAGTFKAVPDRGDLPADINEALIVELYSK, encoded by the coding sequence ATGGCCCGTTATCGTGGAGCTACCTGCAAACTTGCGCGTCGTGAAGGTGCCGACCTCGGTCTGAAGAGCCCGGCCCGCGCGCTTGATTCCAAGTGCAAGCTCGAAAACAAACCCGGTCAGCATGGCGCAAACAAGCGCGCCCGTCTGTCCGACTACGCCGTCCAGCTGCGTGAAAAGCAGAAGGTCAAGCGCATCTACGGTGTGCTCGAGCGTCAGTTCAGCAACTACTACACCAAGGCTTCGACCCAGAAGGGCAATACGGGTGAAAACCTGCTGCGCCTGCTGGAAAGCCGTCTCGACAACGTCGTGTTCCGCATGGGTTTCGCGGTTACCCGCGCCCAGGCTCGTCAGCTCGTGGCTCACAAGTCCGTCACGGTCAATGGCAAGAAGGTCAACGTGCCTTCCTACCACGTCCGTCCGGGTGACGAAGTGTCGCTGACCGAGAAGGCGCGCGGCCAGCTGCGCGTCCAGGAAGCGGCGACGGTCTTTGACACGATGGACCTTCGTCCGTCGTGGGTCGAGGTCGACAGCAAGAAGTTCGCAGGCACGTTCAAGGCTGTGCCGGATCGCGGTGACCTGCCGGCCGACATCAACGAAGCCCTGATCGTCGAGCTTTACTCGAAGTAA
- the rplF gene encoding 50S ribosomal protein L6: MSRVAKLPINLPKGVEISIANGTVSVKGPKGTLTTHELPGVSFQQENGVATVVLADGADDKFGGTARAVVANMVQGVTAGFEKKLELVGVGYRAQLAGKAVNLSLGFSHPVVFEAPEGITIEVPTQTEILIKGADKQLVGQTAAKIRAFRSPEPYKGKGVRYAGEKIILKEAKKA; encoded by the coding sequence ATGTCACGTGTAGCCAAGTTGCCTATCAATCTGCCGAAGGGTGTCGAGATCTCGATCGCCAACGGTACTGTTTCCGTCAAGGGCCCGAAGGGCACCCTGACGACCCATGAACTGCCGGGCGTCTCGTTCCAGCAGGAAAATGGTGTCGCCACGGTCGTTCTCGCCGATGGCGCCGACGACAAGTTCGGTGGCACGGCTCGCGCCGTCGTCGCCAACATGGTCCAGGGCGTCACCGCCGGCTTCGAAAAGAAGCTCGAGCTGGTCGGCGTGGGTTACCGCGCTCAGCTTGCCGGCAAGGCCGTCAACCTGTCGCTCGGTTTCTCGCATCCGGTCGTCTTCGAGGCGCCGGAAGGCATCACCATCGAAGTCCCGACGCAGACCGAAATCCTGATCAAGGGCGCTGACAAGCAGCTCGTCGGTCAGACGGCGGCGAAGATCCGTGCTTTCCGTTCGCCGGAGCCTTACAAGGGCAAGGGCGTCCGTTACGCGGGCGAGAAGATCATCCTGAAGGAAGCCAAGAAGGCCTAA
- the rpsK gene encoding 30S ribosomal protein S11 — MAKPVKTKKKIKRVVTDAVAHVQASFNNTIVTITDRQGNALSWATAGGAGFRGSRKSTPFAAQVAAEKAGRAAGDYGVKTVEVRIKGPGPGRESAVRSLNALGYKVLNIIDVTPIPHNGCRPPKKRRV, encoded by the coding sequence ATGGCTAAGCCGGTTAAAACCAAGAAGAAGATCAAGCGCGTCGTCACGGATGCCGTGGCCCACGTGCAGGCTTCTTTCAACAACACCATCGTTACGATCACCGATCGCCAGGGCAACGCCCTGTCGTGGGCGACGGCGGGTGGCGCGGGTTTCCGCGGTTCCCGTAAGTCGACCCCGTTCGCCGCTCAGGTGGCAGCCGAAAAGGCTGGCCGCGCTGCTGGCGACTACGGTGTGAAGACCGTGGAAGTTCGCATCAAGGGCCCCGGCCCGGGCCGTGAGTCGGCCGTGCGTTCGCTGAATGCGTTGGGCTACAAAGTGCTCAACATTATTGACGTCACGCCGATTCCGCATAACGGCTGCCGTCCCCCCAAGAAGCGTCGCGTCTAA
- the rplE gene encoding 50S ribosomal protein L5, whose amino-acid sequence MTRLETFYKESVMSKLTERFGYQNVMEVPRISKITLNMGVGEAAGNKKILENAVADMTKIAGQKPITTKARVSVASFKIRDGWPIGCKVTLRRAQMWEFLDRLINISLPRTRDFRGVSGRAFDGRGNYNFGIKEQIIFPEIDFDQVDALRGMDISITTTAKTDEEAKALLEAFSFPFRN is encoded by the coding sequence ATGACCCGCCTTGAAACGTTTTACAAAGAGTCGGTAATGTCGAAGCTCACTGAGCGCTTCGGTTACCAGAACGTCATGGAAGTCCCGCGCATCTCGAAGATCACGCTCAACATGGGCGTCGGCGAAGCCGCCGGTAACAAGAAGATCCTCGAGAACGCGGTCGCTGATATGACCAAGATCGCCGGCCAGAAGCCGATCACGACGAAGGCCCGCGTGTCGGTCGCTTCGTTCAAGATCCGTGACGGTTGGCCGATCGGTTGCAAGGTCACGCTGCGTCGTGCCCAGATGTGGGAATTCCTGGATCGCCTGATCAACATCTCGCTGCCGCGTACGCGCGACTTCCGTGGTGTCTCGGGCCGTGCTTTCGATGGCCGTGGTAACTACAACTTCGGCATCAAGGAACAGATCATTTTCCCGGAAATCGACTTCGATCAGGTTGATGCGCTGCGCGGTATGGATATCTCCATCACCACCACCGCCAAGACCGACGAAGAAGCCAAGGCGCTGCTGGAAGCATTCAGCTTCCCGTTCCGCAACTGA
- a CDS encoding DNA-directed RNA polymerase subunit alpha, producing the protein MAVSSTSVLRPRGLSVEQLGANRAKVVVEPLERGFGHTLGNALRRVLLSSIPGSAIVEVEIDGVLHEYTTLEGLQEDVIEVLLNLKDVAIRQHSGDEVTLTLSKKGKGVVTAGDIAVDHSVEIVNPEHVICHLTKDVALNMRLKVRRGVGYQPASARQHPDDETRPIGRLQLDASFAPVLRVAYEVDAARVEQRTNLDKLVLDIETNGTIGAEDAVRKAAEIINDQLSVFGDFSRRESDSTKAEKGGFDPLLLRPIDDLELTVRSANCLKAESIYYIGDLVQKTEVELLKTPNLGKKSLTEIKDVLGGRGLALGMKLENWPPPGLSHGMQLG; encoded by the coding sequence ATGGCAGTTTCGTCAACTAGTGTGCTGCGGCCTCGTGGCCTCAGCGTCGAGCAGCTTGGAGCGAACCGCGCTAAGGTGGTGGTCGAGCCGCTCGAGCGTGGCTTTGGTCACACCCTGGGCAACGCGCTGCGTCGCGTGCTGCTCTCTTCGATCCCGGGCAGCGCCATCGTCGAGGTCGAAATCGACGGCGTGCTGCACGAATACACCACGCTTGAGGGTCTGCAGGAGGACGTGATCGAAGTCCTGCTCAACCTCAAGGATGTTGCCATCCGCCAGCACAGTGGTGACGAAGTCACCCTGACGCTGTCGAAGAAGGGCAAGGGCGTGGTCACCGCAGGCGACATCGCGGTTGATCACTCCGTAGAAATCGTCAACCCCGAGCATGTGATCTGCCATCTCACCAAGGATGTGGCACTGAACATGCGCCTGAAGGTGCGTCGTGGCGTCGGCTATCAGCCGGCCAGCGCGCGCCAGCATCCGGATGATGAGACGCGGCCGATCGGCCGTCTGCAGCTCGACGCGTCGTTCGCGCCGGTCCTGCGCGTGGCTTACGAAGTGGACGCCGCTCGTGTCGAGCAGCGCACCAACCTCGATAAGCTCGTGCTCGATATCGAGACGAACGGTACGATCGGTGCTGAAGACGCTGTCCGCAAGGCGGCTGAAATCATCAACGACCAGCTGTCGGTTTTCGGCGATTTCTCGCGCCGCGAGAGCGATTCGACCAAGGCGGAGAAGGGCGGGTTCGATCCGCTCCTGCTGCGTCCGATCGACGATCTCGAACTGACGGTCCGCTCGGCGAACTGCCTCAAGGCCGAAAGCATCTACTACATCGGCGACCTGGTCCAGAAGACCGAAGTCGAGCTGTTGAAGACGCCGAACCTTGGCAAGAAGTCGCTGACGGAAATCAAGGATGTGCTGGGTGGGCGTGGTCTCGCTCTCGGCATGAAGCTCGAAAACTGGCCGCCGCCGGGGCTTTCCCACGGTATGCAGCTGGGCTGA
- the rpsE gene encoding 30S ribosomal protein S5 gives MSSTDRENSDGMLEKLIAVNRVAKTVKGGRQMSFTALTVVGDGEGRVGFGYGKAREVPVAISKAMERARRNMVTIELNQGTLWYAIKANHGAARVYMQPASQGTGVIAGGAMRAVLEVVGVKDVLAKAVGSRNPINLVRATIKGLQAVASPKRIAAKRGKTIEEVLGNG, from the coding sequence ATGTCCTCGACAGATCGCGAAAATTCGGACGGCATGCTTGAAAAGCTTATCGCCGTCAACCGCGTGGCCAAGACCGTCAAGGGTGGCCGCCAGATGAGCTTCACCGCGCTGACCGTTGTTGGTGATGGCGAAGGTCGCGTCGGTTTTGGTTATGGCAAGGCGCGTGAAGTGCCGGTCGCCATTTCCAAGGCCATGGAACGCGCCCGCCGCAACATGGTCACGATTGAACTGAACCAGGGCACGCTGTGGTACGCCATCAAGGCTAACCACGGTGCGGCTCGCGTCTACATGCAGCCCGCTTCCCAGGGTACCGGCGTCATCGCCGGCGGCGCCATGCGCGCTGTCCTCGAAGTGGTCGGCGTGAAGGACGTGCTCGCCAAGGCCGTCGGCTCGCGCAACCCGATCAACCTCGTCCGCGCGACGATCAAGGGTCTGCAGGCCGTCGCTTCGCCGAAGCGCATCGCCGCCAAGCGTGGCAAGACGATCGAAGAGGTCCTCGGCAATGGCTAA
- the secY gene encoding preprotein translocase subunit SecY, translating to MAAAQGTTLGSLGKLTELRQRIFFLIGALVVFRLGSFIPVPGVNPEAMTSLVEGGGGLLNMVNMFSGGSLSRFSVFALGVVPYISASIVVQMMGSVIPSLMALRKEGESGRRKMTMYTRFGTVGLAAFQAFGIAVALQKQVGASGPVVYMPGAGFVMASVVGLTAGTMFLMWLGEQITERGIGNGISMLIFAGIVAGLPGAIAHTLTMANNGELSVLKLLMVTALILAVTAFVVFMERAQRRITVNYAKQGSQRQFQRQTSHLPLKINMAGVIPPIFATSLLLFPATAATWFGTAHQSRWLQWLTTALSPGEPVHDIVFAVLVIGFAFFYTAIVFNSQETADNLKRSGALIPGIRPGRATADYIDGVMTRLTGVGAVYIVLVCLVPTFMQNAWHVPFYFGGTSLLIVVVVVMDFTAQVQAHLVSHQYESLLKKSNLRRS from the coding sequence GTGGCTGCAGCGCAGGGCACAACGCTCGGCTCGCTGGGCAAACTGACGGAACTTCGTCAGCGCATCTTTTTCCTGATTGGTGCGCTGGTGGTCTTCCGCCTCGGTTCGTTCATTCCCGTTCCGGGCGTGAATCCCGAGGCGATGACCAGCCTGGTTGAGGGTGGCGGCGGTCTGTTGAACATGGTCAACATGTTCTCCGGCGGTTCGCTTTCCCGCTTCTCGGTGTTCGCTCTCGGTGTGGTGCCGTATATCTCGGCGTCGATCGTGGTGCAGATGATGGGCTCGGTCATTCCGTCGCTCATGGCTCTGCGCAAGGAAGGCGAGTCGGGTCGTCGTAAGATGACCATGTACACGCGCTTCGGCACGGTCGGCCTGGCGGCATTCCAGGCGTTCGGCATCGCTGTCGCCCTGCAGAAGCAGGTCGGCGCGAGCGGTCCGGTGGTCTATATGCCCGGTGCGGGCTTCGTCATGGCATCCGTCGTCGGTCTCACCGCCGGCACGATGTTCCTGATGTGGCTCGGCGAGCAGATCACGGAGCGTGGTATCGGCAACGGCATTTCGATGCTGATCTTTGCCGGTATCGTGGCCGGTCTCCCGGGTGCCATTGCGCACACGCTGACGATGGCGAACAACGGAGAGCTGTCGGTTCTGAAGCTGCTCATGGTGACCGCGCTGATCCTGGCGGTGACCGCTTTCGTGGTGTTCATGGAGCGCGCTCAACGGCGTATCACCGTGAACTACGCGAAGCAGGGCAGTCAGCGCCAGTTCCAGCGCCAGACTTCGCACCTGCCGCTGAAGATCAACATGGCGGGCGTCATTCCGCCGATCTTCGCGACCAGCCTCTTGCTCTTCCCCGCGACTGCGGCGACCTGGTTCGGCACTGCCCACCAGTCGCGTTGGTTGCAGTGGTTGACCACGGCGCTGAGCCCGGGTGAACCGGTGCACGACATCGTGTTTGCGGTGCTGGTGATCGGGTTCGCCTTCTTCTATACGGCGATCGTGTTCAACTCGCAGGAAACGGCCGATAACCTCAAGCGTTCGGGCGCGTTGATTCCGGGCATCCGTCCGGGTCGCGCCACGGCAGACTACATCGATGGCGTCATGACCCGGCTTACCGGTGTTGGCGCGGTTTACATCGTCCTGGTCTGCCTGGTGCCCACGTTCATGCAGAACGCCTGGCACGTCCCGTTCTATTTCGGCGGCACTTCGCTGCTGATCGTGGTGGTGGTGGTGATGGACTTTACGGCTCAGGTCCAGGCCCATCTCGTCAGCCACCAGTACGAGAGTCTGCTTAAGAAGTCCAATCTCCGCCGCAGCTGA
- the rpsH gene encoding 30S ribosomal protein S8, protein MSMTDPIADLFTRIRNGQASGKAVVRMPSSKMKLALAQLLQKEGYILDARAADEAGKPVLEIKLKYFEGLPAIETISRVSRSGLRVYRGKDELPKVLGGLGISIISTSAGLLTDAQARAKGLGGEVIGQVA, encoded by the coding sequence ATGAGCATGACTGATCCCATCGCCGATCTGTTTACGCGCATCCGTAATGGCCAGGCATCTGGCAAAGCGGTTGTTCGTATGCCGTCGTCGAAAATGAAGCTGGCCCTCGCGCAGCTCCTGCAGAAAGAGGGTTATATCCTCGACGCCCGTGCCGCTGACGAAGCTGGCAAGCCGGTCCTCGAGATCAAGCTGAAGTACTTCGAAGGCCTTCCGGCTATCGAAACCATCTCCCGTGTCAGCCGTTCCGGTCTCCGCGTCTACCGCGGTAAGGACGAGCTGCCGAAGGTCCTCGGCGGCCTGGGCATCTCCATCATCTCGACTTCCGCCGGTCTCCTGACCGACGCTCAGGCCCGTGCTAAGGGTCTTGGCGGCGAAGTCATCGGCCAGGTGGCGTAA
- a CDS encoding class II 3-deoxy-7-phosphoheptulonate synthase, with protein MQHSLKAVAPSSLDWAPGSWRSRTALQQPTYNDAEELNRALEQLGQLPPLVTSWEILALKQRIAEAQDGERFLLQGGDCAESFADCNSPIISNRLKVLLQMSLVLVHGLKKPVLRVGRFAGQYAKPRSADSETRDGVTLPAFRGDLVNSPEFTPEARRADPNRLIKAHARSAMTMNFVRALIDGGFADLHHPEYWDLAWVEHSPLAAEYRRMVASIGDSLRFMETLAGQSISSYSRVDFYTSHEALLLHYEEALTRQVPRQDGWFNLSTHFPWIGMRTAALDGAHTEYFRGIRNPIAVKVGPTVQADDLLRLIDVLNPNEEPGRLTLIHRMGNDKIGTHLQPLLEAVKREGRRVLWVADPMHGNTESTTNGYKTRRFANIAGELDQAFDIHAAAGTRLGGVHLELTGEDVTECLGGARDLVEGDLDRAYRSMVDPRLNYEQSLEMAMLIVRKSGGMV; from the coding sequence ATGCAGCACTCCCTCAAAGCCGTAGCACCCTCGTCCCTCGACTGGGCGCCGGGTTCGTGGCGGTCGAGGACCGCCCTCCAGCAGCCGACGTATAACGACGCCGAGGAGCTCAATCGGGCGCTCGAGCAACTCGGTCAGCTGCCTCCGCTGGTCACCTCCTGGGAAATCCTCGCCCTCAAGCAGCGCATCGCCGAGGCGCAGGACGGTGAGCGTTTCCTGCTTCAGGGCGGGGACTGCGCCGAGAGCTTCGCGGACTGCAATAGCCCGATCATTTCCAACCGGCTCAAGGTGCTGTTGCAGATGAGCCTCGTGCTCGTGCATGGCTTGAAGAAGCCCGTGCTTCGCGTGGGCCGTTTTGCCGGCCAGTACGCGAAGCCGCGCTCGGCCGATAGCGAAACGCGCGACGGTGTCACCTTGCCGGCGTTCCGTGGTGACCTGGTCAATAGCCCGGAATTCACGCCGGAAGCCCGTCGCGCGGATCCGAATCGCCTGATCAAGGCGCACGCGCGTTCGGCGATGACGATGAACTTCGTACGCGCACTCATCGACGGCGGTTTCGCTGATCTGCACCACCCGGAATACTGGGACCTGGCCTGGGTCGAACATTCGCCGCTGGCCGCCGAGTACCGTCGCATGGTCGCCAGCATCGGCGATTCGCTGCGCTTCATGGAAACGCTCGCCGGTCAGTCGATCTCCAGCTACTCGCGCGTGGATTTCTACACCTCGCACGAAGCGCTCCTGCTGCATTACGAGGAAGCGCTCACGCGTCAGGTGCCGCGCCAGGATGGCTGGTTCAACCTGTCCACGCATTTCCCGTGGATCGGGATGCGCACGGCGGCACTCGACGGCGCGCATACGGAATACTTCCGCGGCATCCGCAATCCGATCGCGGTGAAGGTCGGACCGACCGTGCAGGCGGACGATCTGCTCCGCTTGATCGACGTATTGAATCCGAACGAAGAACCGGGTCGCCTGACCCTGATTCACCGCATGGGCAACGACAAGATCGGCACGCACCTGCAGCCGCTGCTCGAGGCCGTGAAGCGGGAGGGGCGCCGCGTGCTCTGGGTGGCCGATCCGATGCACGGCAACACCGAGAGCACGACCAACGGCTACAAGACCCGTCGCTTCGCGAACATTGCCGGCGAACTCGACCAGGCCTTCGACATCCACGCGGCCGCCGGCACACGGCTGGGCGGTGTGCATCTGGAACTCACCGGTGAGGACGTTACCGAATGCCTCGGCGGCGCCCGCGATCTGGTCGAGGGCGATCTCGACCGTGCGTACCGCTCGATGGTCGATCCACGCCTGAACTACGAACAGTCGCTGGAGATGGCGATGCTGATCGTGCGGAAGTCAGGTGGCATGGTTTGA
- the rpmD gene encoding 50S ribosomal protein L30 → MAKNTETAVGGTVRVRLVKGLRGVQGRHRLSVKALGLSHINDVRELKDSPQVRGLINKVYYLVRVEE, encoded by the coding sequence ATGGCTAAGAACACCGAAACCGCCGTTGGCGGTACCGTCCGCGTCCGCCTGGTCAAGGGCCTGCGCGGTGTGCAGGGTCGTCATCGTCTGAGCGTGAAGGCCCTTGGCCTGAGCCACATCAACGATGTGCGTGAACTGAAGGATAGCCCGCAGGTTCGTGGCCTTATCAATAAGGTCTACTACCTGGTTCGGGTCGAGGAGTAA
- a CDS encoding disulfide bond formation protein B, producing the protein MNLSFRGRYLAGFVVCVALMAFALYAQYVMHLDPCPLCIFQRIAVCTMGVFFLVGGLHAPRKVGARGVYALLITLGGLWGIATAGRHLWLQSLPAADVPACGPGLGYLFDAFPFTKMLKLAFTGSGECAKIEPILGIPMPGWTLFWFIVLTIWALVAVRRTVR; encoded by the coding sequence ATGAACCTCTCGTTCCGCGGTCGCTACCTCGCAGGTTTTGTCGTCTGTGTTGCTCTCATGGCTTTCGCGCTCTACGCGCAGTACGTCATGCACCTGGACCCGTGCCCGCTGTGCATCTTCCAGCGCATTGCGGTATGCACCATGGGTGTGTTCTTCCTGGTTGGCGGCCTCCACGCGCCCCGTAAGGTCGGCGCACGAGGCGTCTACGCGCTGCTGATCACGCTGGGCGGTCTGTGGGGTATCGCCACGGCGGGACGCCATCTCTGGTTGCAGTCGCTCCCGGCGGCCGACGTGCCCGCGTGTGGGCCTGGTCTGGGTTACCTGTTCGATGCGTTTCCGTTCACCAAGATGCTGAAGCTTGCGTTCACCGGTTCCGGCGAGTGCGCGAAGATAGAGCCGATCCTCGGCATTCCCATGCCCGGCTGGACGCTGTTCTGGTTCATCGTGCTGACGATCTGGGCCCTGGTGGCCGTCCGTCGCACCGTCCGTTGA
- the rplR gene encoding 50S ribosomal protein L18, whose product MNKNDSRLRRAKSTRSHIRELAVHRLSVHRTGQHIYAQVFAPNGTVVAAASTVQSAVAEGLKGTKNMEAATAVGRIVAERAKAAGIEAVAFDRSGFRYHGRIKALADAAREAGLKF is encoded by the coding sequence ATGAACAAGAACGATTCCCGCCTGCGCCGCGCCAAGTCGACCCGCTCTCACATCCGTGAGCTCGCGGTCCACCGCCTGAGCGTGCACCGCACCGGCCAGCACATCTACGCCCAGGTCTTCGCACCGAACGGTACCGTCGTGGCAGCCGCCTCGACCGTGCAGTCCGCGGTTGCCGAGGGTCTGAAGGGTACGAAGAACATGGAAGCCGCCACGGCCGTTGGCCGCATCGTTGCCGAGCGCGCCAAGGCCGCCGGTATCGAAGCAGTCGCGTTCGACCGCTCGGGTTTCCGTTACCACGGTCGCATCAAGGCTCTCGCCGATGCAGCTCGTGAAGCCGGCCTCAAGTTCTAA
- the rpsN gene encoding 30S ribosomal protein S14 — translation MAKTSMIQRDVKRTKLVKKFATKRAELKAIVLSSTASYDEKMEAQTKLQKLPRDASPARQRNRCALTGRPRGVYSKFGLGRNKLREATMRGDVPGLRKASW, via the coding sequence ATGGCTAAGACCTCGATGATCCAGCGCGATGTTAAGCGCACCAAGCTCGTCAAGAAGTTCGCCACCAAGCGTGCCGAACTGAAGGCGATCGTCCTGAGCTCCACCGCCTCGTATGACGAGAAGATGGAAGCCCAGACGAAGCTGCAGAAGCTCCCGCGTGATGCCAGCCCGGCGCGCCAGCGTAACCGCTGCGCCCTGACCGGCCGCCCGCGTGGCGTCTACAGCAAGTTCGGCCTTGGTCGCAACAAGCTTCGCGAAGCCACCATGCGCGGCGATGTGCCGGGCCTGCGTAAGGCTAGCTGGTAA
- the rplQ gene encoding 50S ribosomal protein L17 — translation MRHQKSGRKLNRTSSHREAMFKNMASSLIKHELIRTTLPKAKELRRVAEPLITLAKTDGVANRRLAFARLRDKEAVGKLFVELGPRYRERPGGYLRILKCGFRPGDHAPMAYVELVDRPARAEAVDAE, via the coding sequence ATGCGCCACCAGAAATCCGGTCGCAAGCTCAACCGCACGAGCAGCCACCGCGAAGCGATGTTCAAGAACATGGCTTCGTCGCTGATCAAGCACGAGCTTATCCGTACCACCCTTCCCAAGGCGAAGGAACTCCGTCGCGTCGCCGAGCCGCTCATCACGCTCGCCAAGACCGATGGCGTTGCCAACCGTCGTCTCGCCTTCGCGCGTCTGCGCGATAAAGAGGCCGTCGGCAAGCTCTTCGTCGAGCTGGGTCCTCGCTACCGCGAGCGTCCCGGTGGCTACCTGCGTATCCTCAAGTGCGGCTTCCGCCCGGGCGACCACGCTCCGATGGCCTACGTCGAACTGGTTGACCGCCCGGCTCGCGCCGAAGCAGTCGACGCCGAATAA
- the rpsM gene encoding 30S ribosomal protein S13 translates to MARIAGVNLPVQKHVWVGLQSIYGIGRSRAKKVCVDSGVVPTTPIKSLSEGEVEKIRAEIAKYTVEGDLRREIGMAVKRLMDLGCYRGLRHRRGLPVRGQRTRTNARTRKGPRRPIKK, encoded by the coding sequence ATGGCGCGCATCGCGGGTGTCAATTTGCCAGTCCAGAAGCATGTCTGGGTCGGCCTGCAGAGCATTTATGGAATCGGCCGTTCGCGGGCGAAGAAGGTTTGCGTCGACTCGGGTGTGGTTCCGACCACCCCCATCAAGTCGCTTAGCGAAGGTGAGGTCGAGAAGATCCGCGCCGAGATCGCCAAGTACACGGTCGAGGGCGATCTTCGCCGCGAGATCGGTATGGCGGTCAAGCGCCTCATGGACCTCGGTTGCTATCGTGGCCTGCGCCACCGTCGCGGCCTGCCGGTGCGCGGCCAGCGCACGCGTACCAACGCCCGTACCCGTAAGGGTCCGCGTCGTCCGATCAAGAAGTAA